In Bacteroidales bacterium, one DNA window encodes the following:
- a CDS encoding DUF4982 domain-containing protein, giving the protein MPIYLKIVTLFFLLGSFQVQAQLAERDKILREGNVRVMSFDEDWSFSRFGLQPDGNSIPEPDGISAAGYDDAKWRKLNIPHDWAIEGPFRIDLAGETGKLPYRGIGWYRKHFILPKEYSGKKVYVDFDGAMAYAQIWLNGQYVGTWPYGYSSFRMDLTPYLHANGTNVMAVRLDTEKWESRWYPGAGIYRHVWLLATEDVHTAHWGTFITTPQVDKEAATVKLSLNVENNSEKSEIITVATYIHELNVDQVVGRKVAETGRREISLKANSIHEEIFSTTIQNPKLWSIETPERYVAVTNIMQSGRQVDSYTTFFGIRSIEFTARNGFLLNGKRVKIQGTCNHHDLGALGAAINTSALKRQLMILKEMGCNSLRTSHNPPAPELLELADQMGFLVWDEAFDTWKTGKRNWDYNKLYDEWHEKDLKAMVHRDRNHPSVFIWSIGNEVMDQQNIEMTKHLADIVKREDPTRPVSNGYNDPDNSRQVGSVLALDIMGVNYFFSQQPKWDQDPRYANMPTIGSETSSCVTSRGEYFFGTEYKNWQISSYDKAHPDWGCNPDDQFRVNARFPHLLGEYVWTGFDYLGEPTPYYSDEVNLLNFRNDPQKRAELEEKLKEIGKKNPPSRSSYFGIIDLAGFPKDRFYLYQSQWRPELPMAHILPHWNWPERIDSITPVHVYSSGDEAELFLNNQSQGRVKKVEGQDFRFEWNQVKYQPGELKVVVYKNGEIWATNRAKTTGQATTLKMSADKKAIKADGSEYAFITVDITDNEGNVVPRTHPEIEFSLTGPGEIVATDNGNAIDYTPFTSQKREAYNGKVLVIIRGKKGAGGKINIQAHSSGLKSGSISVSSIQ; this is encoded by the coding sequence ATGCCTATTTACTTAAAGATAGTAACCCTGTTCTTCCTTTTAGGCAGTTTTCAGGTACAGGCGCAGCTAGCCGAAAGAGATAAGATATTGAGAGAAGGGAATGTCCGCGTAATGTCATTTGATGAGGACTGGTCATTTTCAAGGTTTGGGCTGCAACCTGATGGAAACAGCATTCCTGAACCTGACGGGATATCAGCAGCCGGCTACGATGATGCCAAATGGCGAAAATTGAATATTCCGCATGACTGGGCTATAGAAGGTCCATTCCGTATTGACCTTGCCGGGGAAACCGGGAAACTCCCCTACAGAGGCATTGGCTGGTACAGGAAACACTTCATCCTGCCAAAAGAATATTCAGGGAAAAAGGTTTATGTTGATTTCGACGGTGCCATGGCATATGCACAAATCTGGCTCAATGGTCAGTATGTCGGAACATGGCCTTATGGTTACAGTTCTTTCAGAATGGATTTAACTCCCTATCTGCATGCTAACGGAACTAATGTAATGGCTGTCAGGCTGGATACCGAAAAATGGGAATCCCGGTGGTATCCCGGAGCCGGAATCTATCGTCATGTCTGGCTGCTGGCTACAGAAGATGTTCATACAGCACATTGGGGAACCTTTATTACAACACCACAGGTTGATAAAGAAGCCGCTACAGTAAAACTCAGCCTAAATGTAGAAAACAATTCAGAAAAGTCTGAAATCATCACGGTTGCAACTTATATCCATGAATTAAATGTGGATCAGGTAGTTGGCAGGAAAGTAGCAGAAACCGGGCGCAGGGAAATAAGCCTGAAAGCCAATAGTATTCATGAAGAGATCTTTTCTACCACCATACAGAATCCAAAACTATGGAGTATCGAAACTCCTGAGAGATATGTGGCTGTAACAAACATTATGCAATCAGGCAGGCAGGTAGATAGTTATACTACTTTTTTTGGGATCAGGTCAATAGAATTTACTGCCCGAAATGGATTTCTCCTGAACGGGAAGAGGGTAAAAATACAGGGAACCTGCAACCATCATGACCTGGGTGCCCTGGGTGCTGCAATTAATACTTCAGCTTTGAAGCGCCAGCTGATGATTCTGAAGGAGATGGGATGTAATTCATTGCGGACTTCACACAACCCACCGGCACCGGAATTACTGGAACTTGCTGACCAAATGGGTTTTCTCGTATGGGACGAGGCATTTGATACATGGAAAACAGGTAAAAGGAACTGGGATTACAATAAACTTTATGATGAATGGCATGAGAAAGATTTAAAAGCGATGGTTCACCGCGACAGAAACCATCCTTCTGTCTTTATATGGTCGATCGGAAATGAGGTTATGGATCAGCAGAACATTGAAATGACAAAGCACCTGGCAGATATCGTAAAAAGGGAAGATCCGACACGCCCTGTTTCGAACGGGTACAACGATCCTGACAACAGCAGGCAGGTAGGGTCGGTGCTGGCCCTCGATATCATGGGGGTCAATTACTTTTTCTCTCAGCAGCCGAAATGGGACCAGGATCCCAGGTATGCCAATATGCCAACCATCGGGAGTGAAACCTCTTCGTGTGTAACCTCCCGTGGAGAATACTTTTTTGGAACGGAGTACAAAAACTGGCAGATATCCAGTTATGATAAAGCCCATCCTGACTGGGGCTGCAACCCCGATGACCAATTCAGGGTGAATGCCCGCTTTCCGCATTTACTGGGAGAATATGTATGGACAGGTTTTGACTACCTTGGAGAACCTACCCCCTATTATTCTGACGAGGTAAACCTGCTGAATTTCAGAAACGATCCGCAGAAAAGAGCTGAACTGGAGGAGAAGCTTAAAGAGATTGGCAAGAAGAATCCACCCTCGAGAAGCAGCTATTTTGGCATTATTGATCTTGCCGGCTTCCCAAAAGACAGGTTCTACCTTTATCAGTCGCAATGGCGGCCGGAATTGCCAATGGCGCATATTCTTCCTCACTGGAACTGGCCGGAGAGGATTGATTCAATAACCCCTGTTCACGTTTACAGCTCAGGCGATGAAGCCGAACTTTTCCTGAATAACCAGAGCCAGGGACGAGTCAAAAAAGTTGAAGGACAGGATTTCAGATTTGAATGGAATCAGGTAAAATACCAACCGGGAGAACTAAAGGTTGTTGTTTACAAGAATGGGGAAATATGGGCAACTAACCGTGCAAAAACAACAGGGCAGGCAACAACTTTAAAAATGTCTGCAGATAAGAAGGCCATCAAGGCAGATGGTTCTGAGTATGCATTTATCACGGTGGACATTACTGATAATGAAGGAAATGTTGTTCCGCGAACCCATCCTGAAATAGAATTTAGCCTGACTGGCCCTGGTGAAATTGTAGCGACTGATAATGGTAATGCAATCGACTATACACCTTTTACCAGTCAAAAAAGAGAAGCCTATAACGGAAAAGTACTGGTTATCATCAGGGGGAAGAAAGGAGCCGGCGGGAAAATCAATATACAGGCGCATAGTTCAGGCCTGAAGAGTGGAAGTATTAGTGTCAGTAGCATTCAATAA
- a CDS encoding DUF4301 family protein, producing MISSIFSKDDLKQIAAKGIDPKVIEAQIDNFRRGFPFINLDRPAIVGDGIKTFNLRDAKKLSYYYDSNSKKYEVLKFVPASGAASRMFKDLFEFIDTYTGSEADIEKLNSDKKLTPVRTFISRIRDFAFYSDLQKVLRKEGFDLEECLQKHDYKTIIEYLLTKKGLNYASQPKGVLQFHKYENESRMSIEEHLVEGANYCKDKEGRAAIHFTVSPEHADTFLEEINRIKDKYEELFDVTYELTFSLQKASTDTIAVDLKDKPFRETDGSLVFRPGGHGALIENLNDRESEIIFIKNIDNVVPDRMKPDTFLYKKVLGGYLFELQDMVIEHIETLEDRPDDEDIRTILRFIKSKLGFIVDPDFNTFRREDKIEYLIRKLNRPIRVCGMVKNEGEPGGGPFWVKEHSGEISLQIVESSQINMDDEVQKSIFSKSTHFNPVDIVCAVRDYKGHNFDLRKYINPETGFISTKSKDGKSLKAQELPGLWNGAMADWITVFVEVPISTFNPVKTINDLLRAEHQQQG from the coding sequence ATGATTTCATCCATCTTTTCGAAAGACGACCTGAAACAGATCGCTGCCAAAGGCATTGACCCTAAAGTTATTGAAGCCCAGATAGATAACTTCCGCAGGGGCTTCCCATTTATTAATCTTGACAGGCCTGCTATCGTTGGTGATGGCATCAAAACCTTCAACCTGAGGGATGCAAAGAAACTATCCTATTACTACGATTCCAACAGCAAGAAATATGAAGTATTGAAATTTGTTCCGGCATCCGGTGCAGCCAGCCGAATGTTCAAAGACCTTTTCGAGTTTATTGATACCTATACCGGAAGTGAAGCTGATATCGAAAAGTTAAACTCTGACAAAAAACTCACTCCTGTCAGAACCTTCATATCAAGGATCAGGGATTTTGCTTTCTATAGCGACCTGCAGAAAGTATTAAGAAAGGAAGGCTTTGACCTGGAAGAATGCCTGCAGAAACATGATTATAAAACCATTATTGAATATCTGCTTACAAAAAAAGGGCTGAACTATGCCAGTCAGCCCAAAGGAGTGTTACAGTTCCATAAATATGAGAATGAGTCCCGGATGTCAATTGAAGAACACCTGGTTGAGGGAGCTAACTATTGTAAGGATAAAGAAGGCAGGGCAGCCATACATTTCACAGTATCTCCCGAACATGCCGATACCTTCCTGGAAGAGATCAACCGCATCAAGGATAAGTATGAGGAGCTGTTTGATGTCACCTATGAGCTCACCTTTTCATTGCAAAAAGCATCCACCGATACCATTGCAGTAGATCTAAAGGACAAACCATTCCGCGAAACAGATGGCAGCCTGGTTTTCAGGCCTGGAGGGCATGGGGCACTTATTGAGAATCTCAACGACAGGGAAAGTGAAATCATTTTCATCAAGAATATTGATAATGTAGTCCCTGACAGGATGAAACCTGACACATTCCTTTATAAGAAAGTTCTGGGGGGATACCTCTTTGAATTACAGGATATGGTGATTGAACATATCGAAACACTTGAAGACCGTCCCGATGATGAAGACATCCGTACCATTCTAAGGTTTATCAAATCGAAGCTGGGATTTATTGTCGATCCTGATTTCAATACTTTCAGGAGGGAAGATAAGATCGAATACCTGATTCGAAAGTTAAACAGGCCAATCAGGGTCTGTGGTATGGTTAAAAATGAAGGGGAGCCCGGTGGCGGGCCATTCTGGGTCAAAGAACATAGTGGAGAAATCAGTCTGCAGATTGTGGAATCATCTCAAATCAATATGGATGATGAAGTGCAGAAAAGCATTTTCAGTAAATCTACTCATTTTAACCCGGTAGATATTGTTTGTGCAGTCCGTGATTATAAAGGGCACAATTTTGATCTCAGGAAATACATTAATCCTGAAACAGGGTTCATTTCAACTAAGTCGAAAGATGGAAAAAGTCTGAAAGCCCAAGAACTACCCGGCTTATGGAATGGTGCAATGGCCGATTGGATCACTGTATTTGTTGAAGTACCGATTAGTACATTCAACCCTGTGAAGACCATCAATGACTTACTAAGAGCAGAACATCAGCAGCAAGGGTAA
- a CDS encoding GNAT family N-acetyltransferase: MIETERLIIKPLSFEQLMQYAACDQSLEKSLGVEQSSRTISEELKEALEQTILPAVADGSKNYLFNTLWTAISKTGNCMVGDLCIMGEPDEKGEIEIGYGIYEEFQKQGFMTEMVGGIIKWAESQPIVRCIKASTNKTNIASYRVLEKNRFIKCGESGELFHWTLTL, translated from the coding sequence ATGATTGAAACTGAAAGGCTCATCATAAAACCGCTTTCCTTTGAGCAGTTGATGCAATATGCAGCTTGTGATCAGTCCCTGGAAAAATCACTGGGTGTCGAACAATCTTCAAGAACTATATCAGAAGAACTTAAAGAAGCACTGGAACAGACTATCCTTCCTGCTGTAGCTGATGGCAGCAAAAATTACTTATTCAACACTCTCTGGACGGCCATTTCAAAAACCGGGAATTGTATGGTGGGAGACCTTTGCATAATGGGAGAGCCGGATGAAAAAGGTGAAATTGAGATTGGATATGGGATATATGAAGAATTTCAGAAACAGGGATTCATGACTGAAATGGTAGGTGGAATTATAAAGTGGGCAGAATCACAACCAATCGTAAGGTGTATAAAGGCCTCGACAAATAAAACCAACATAGCATCATACAGAGTACTGGAAAAGAATAGATTCATTAAATGTGGAGAATCCGGTGAGCTCTTTCATTGGACCCTAACATTATAA
- a CDS encoding DUF1684 domain-containing protein, whose translation MIQLRIPALILLAVLIFNFAFSQKSAENLSLSYEQSILKERADKDEEMRTDEKSPLPEEAKKDFTGLHYFVPDEKFKVIATLERFDNPFHFKMKTTTERLPEYATFGRINFQFNDTSYQLFVYQNIELMKKPGFEKYLFIPFNDLTNGESSYGGGRFMDAGIPDGDTLTIDFNKAYNPYCAYNSKYSCPIPPKENNLEIRVEAGEKKWHD comes from the coding sequence ATGATTCAACTCCGAATTCCTGCCCTGATCCTTTTAGCTGTCCTGATATTTAATTTTGCATTTAGTCAAAAAAGTGCAGAAAATCTATCTTTATCTTATGAGCAGTCCATATTGAAGGAGAGAGCTGATAAAGATGAAGAGATGAGAACTGATGAGAAGTCTCCTTTACCTGAAGAAGCTAAAAAGGATTTTACCGGATTGCACTATTTTGTACCGGATGAGAAGTTCAAAGTAATCGCAACGCTGGAGCGATTTGACAATCCGTTTCATTTCAAAATGAAGACTACTACAGAAAGACTACCGGAATATGCTACTTTTGGCAGAATTAACTTTCAATTCAATGATACTTCTTATCAACTCTTTGTCTATCAAAATATTGAACTAATGAAGAAACCCGGGTTTGAGAAATATCTTTTCATCCCCTTTAATGATCTCACCAATGGAGAAAGCAGCTATGGAGGAGGGCGTTTCATGGATGCCGGCATCCCTGATGGTGATACCCTGACAATTGATTTCAATAAGGCCTACAATCCATACTGTGCATACAATTCAAAGTATTCATGCCCTATACCTCCAAAAGAAAATAACCTGGAAATAAGGGTGGAAGCAGGAGAGAAAAAGTGGCACGATTGA
- a CDS encoding DUF2384 domain-containing protein, producing the protein MDILEPMVAYITADDNHTLRMIDLARQGVNFEAFDSFAARCDFSIREWSEYLHISERTMQRYKSENKAFEPLQSEKILEIALLFYKGIEVFGGDEKFTTWLGMNNIALGNIKPKSLLDSSFGISLLNDELSRISYGVLA; encoded by the coding sequence ATGGATATACTGGAACCGATGGTAGCCTACATTACAGCTGATGACAATCACACCCTTCGAATGATTGACCTTGCACGCCAGGGGGTAAATTTTGAAGCATTTGACAGTTTTGCAGCACGTTGTGATTTTTCAATCAGGGAATGGTCGGAGTATTTACATATTTCGGAAAGAACTATGCAGAGATATAAGTCAGAAAATAAAGCATTTGAACCCTTACAGTCGGAGAAAATCCTGGAAATTGCGCTTTTGTTTTACAAGGGCATTGAAGTTTTCGGGGGTGATGAAAAGTTTACAACCTGGTTAGGGATGAATAATATTGCCCTTGGGAATATCAAGCCTAAATCATTATTGGATAGCAGCTTTGGCATCAGCCTCTTGAACGATGAGCTATCCAGAATATCTTATGGGGTTCTGGCATGA
- a CDS encoding RES family NAD+ phosphorylase — MIVFRLSRARYASDLSGKGAELSGGRWNSKGTPMLYCSESRALCTVEIAVHLPLNLIPADYKLISMEIPDHLKLLTLLPKDLPSGWNSIPPIAATMDAGDKFINAGRFVGMRVPSAIIKDEFNMLFNPRHKDFRLLTITLIDPFDFDKRLFKY; from the coding sequence ATGATTGTATTCCGACTCAGTAGGGCCAGGTATGCTTCTGACCTGAGTGGAAAAGGGGCGGAACTTTCCGGTGGAAGGTGGAATAGTAAAGGCACTCCCATGCTTTATTGCAGCGAATCCAGGGCTTTATGTACGGTAGAAATTGCCGTACATTTACCTTTAAACCTCATTCCTGCTGATTATAAGCTTATCAGTATGGAAATTCCTGATCATTTAAAGCTACTTACTCTTCTTCCGAAAGACCTGCCATCCGGATGGAACTCCATCCCTCCCATTGCCGCTACAATGGACGCAGGAGATAAATTTATTAATGCAGGTAGATTTGTCGGGATGAGGGTTCCATCAGCCATAATTAAGGATGAGTTTAATATGCTGTTCAATCCAAGACATAAGGATTTCAGGTTATTGACAATTACTTTAATAGATCCGTTCGACTTCGATAAGAGGTTATTCAAATATTAA
- a CDS encoding T9SS type A sorting domain-containing protein — protein MLICIKSYNQEVIQNLEINDSTSITFAKEYRGDGSIVKEIRPYDYQLIPRNSQNIGFVNISGTITAQLLYIRVMKIDFSGDSSQYSNYILAPYLKRFSLIIPIVSELSEYSFSYSLNSYSWKPIANHVVCGDVYLISGQSNAITSDLDSLEVDYLTNKYGSQTAYGKFSRTYGDMWRHRGPWHVSEVTGTFQLPNFSVGAWGLALQYNISKQFGTPTCIINGAIGGTNIEQHLPPVNGPFFYHDSMPNDKHFFRHLNTRVYEAGVSDNIKGILWYQGDGGQDGPLPGEYINRFKPLYELWQQYFPNFGHFYVIQVHSFSYYNLPLAYTSEDQRIMPTLFNNCRVMASNSIGPHKPGSNHQIHFQASSYVELAQRLEGLLGAEVYNSPIVDFEAPDINYACKHNDTIWLQFTQNISEIYSDDLDSITSAFRFDKDSVEISLPLIYGKTFMFKVSDTTIQSVSYLGILPGHDPDFKCYLKNQNNIAALSFNNFPISTSLLEIDEYSVKNEIEIFPNPADKYFVIRTKNSSSLILRIYNATSQLILSKEIMQNETIDCNYLNNGFYIIQLIDKKLPLESKTFKLLINH, from the coding sequence TTGCTAATTTGTATTAAATCATATAATCAGGAAGTAATTCAAAACTTAGAAATCAATGATAGTACTTCTATCACCTTTGCAAAAGAATACAGAGGAGATGGGTCAATTGTAAAAGAAATCAGACCTTACGACTACCAATTGATTCCAAGGAATTCACAAAACATTGGGTTTGTAAATATTTCCGGAACAATCACTGCACAACTATTATACATCAGAGTAATGAAAATTGATTTCTCAGGTGACAGTTCGCAATATTCAAATTATATTCTTGCACCTTATTTAAAGAGGTTTTCACTAATTATACCAATAGTATCGGAATTAAGCGAATACTCATTCAGTTACTCCTTAAATTCTTACAGCTGGAAACCTATCGCAAATCATGTTGTTTGTGGAGATGTTTATCTAATTAGCGGACAGTCAAATGCAATCACATCTGATCTGGACTCACTTGAAGTTGATTATCTAACAAATAAATATGGTTCCCAGACTGCTTACGGAAAATTCAGCCGAACTTATGGTGACATGTGGAGACATAGGGGTCCATGGCATGTCTCAGAAGTAACAGGAACTTTTCAACTTCCAAATTTTTCGGTTGGAGCATGGGGGCTGGCACTTCAATATAATATCAGTAAACAATTTGGAACTCCGACCTGCATTATTAATGGAGCTATCGGTGGAACAAATATCGAACAGCATTTGCCTCCCGTCAACGGACCATTTTTTTATCATGATTCAATGCCTAATGATAAACACTTTTTCAGACATTTGAATACCAGGGTTTATGAAGCTGGAGTATCAGATAATATAAAAGGCATACTTTGGTACCAAGGCGATGGAGGTCAGGATGGACCTTTACCAGGTGAATATATTAACAGGTTTAAGCCTCTTTATGAATTGTGGCAACAATACTTTCCAAATTTCGGACATTTCTATGTCATACAAGTACATTCATTTTCTTATTATAACCTTCCCCTCGCATATACAAGTGAAGACCAACGAATAATGCCTACTTTGTTTAACAATTGTCGGGTTATGGCTTCAAACAGTATTGGACCACATAAACCTGGATCTAACCATCAGATTCACTTTCAAGCTTCAAGTTATGTTGAACTTGCACAGAGACTTGAAGGTTTGTTGGGAGCAGAAGTCTACAACTCACCAATTGTTGATTTTGAAGCTCCGGATATTAATTATGCTTGTAAACACAATGATACTATATGGTTACAGTTCACACAGAATATCAGCGAGATATATTCGGATGACCTTGACTCAATTACAAGTGCTTTCAGATTCGATAAAGACTCAGTTGAGATTTCACTGCCACTGATTTATGGCAAAACATTTATGTTCAAGGTTTCAGATACTACAATACAGTCAGTAAGTTATTTAGGTATTTTACCCGGACATGACCCTGATTTTAAATGTTATCTAAAAAATCAGAACAATATTGCTGCCTTGTCTTTCAATAATTTTCCGATATCAACAAGTCTGTTAGAAATAGATGAATATTCTGTAAAAAATGAAATCGAAATCTTTCCAAACCCTGCTGACAAATATTTTGTAATAAGGACTAAAAATAGTTCTTCACTAATTTTGCGAATTTATAACGCTACATCACAATTAATTCTTTCTAAAGAGATTATGCAAAACGAAACAATAGATTGCAACTACCTCAACAACGGATTTTATATAATACAATTAATTGACAAAAAGTTGCCCTTAGAATCCAAAACCTTTAAACTTCTTATTAATCATTAG
- the pdxH gene encoding pyridoxamine 5'-phosphate oxidase, giving the protein MELQDLRVNYGKGSIHDRDLPDQPVEWFAEWLGQAIQSSAFEANAMVLSTVAENGYPSSRVVLLKGFDERGFVFFTNYESRKGKQLDSNPHASLLFFWPELERQVRIEGIVHTTEEELSDDYFYSRPLESRVSAAVSPQSEIVGSREQLEAMHNDFMLSHADGRFDRPQNWGGYRLDPRLIEFWQGRKNRLHDRIQYEREGFNWKRTRLAP; this is encoded by the coding sequence ATGGAATTGCAGGATTTGAGAGTGAATTATGGAAAAGGGTCTATTCACGACAGGGATCTCCCTGACCAACCCGTTGAATGGTTTGCTGAATGGCTTGGACAGGCTATTCAGTCCAGTGCTTTTGAGGCCAATGCAATGGTGCTTTCTACGGTAGCAGAAAATGGCTATCCTTCTTCCAGGGTCGTTTTATTGAAAGGTTTTGACGAACGGGGATTTGTATTTTTTACCAATTATGAAAGTCGTAAAGGGAAACAACTTGATAGCAATCCCCATGCATCCTTGTTATTCTTTTGGCCTGAGTTGGAACGACAAGTTCGGATAGAGGGCATTGTGCATACAACAGAAGAAGAATTATCTGATGATTATTTTTATTCCAGGCCGCTGGAAAGCCGGGTAAGTGCTGCTGTTTCTCCTCAAAGTGAAATAGTAGGTTCAAGAGAACAGCTCGAAGCTATGCATAATGATTTTATGCTTTCACATGCAGATGGTAGATTCGACCGTCCGCAGAACTGGGGTGGTTACAGGTTGGATCCACGACTCATCGAATTCTGGCAGGGCAGAAAAAACCGGCTTCACGACAGAATTCAGTACGAAAGGGAAGGCTTTAACTGGAAAAGGACAAGGCTGGCACCCTGA